Genomic window (Streptomyces sp. NBC_01431):
TTGTCTGTGTGAAGTACGTGCCCGACGCCACCGGCGACCGGCACTTCGCCGATGACCTGACCGTCGACCGCGACGACGTCGACGGCCTCCTTTCGGAGCTCGACGAGTACGCGGTCGAGCAGGCACTGCAGATCGCCGACGAGGCGGACGACGCGGAGATCACCGTGCTGACCGTCGGCCCCGAGGACGCCAAGGACGCGCTGCGCAAGGCGCTGTCGATGGGCGCCGACAAGGCCGTCCACGTCGAGGACGACGACCTGCACGGCACCGACGTGATCGGCACCTCGCTGGTCCTTGCCAAGGCCGTCGAGAAGACCGGCTACGACCTGGTCATCTGCGGCATGGCGTCCACCGACGGCACCATGGGCGTGCTGCCGGCCCTGCTCGCCGAGCGTCTGGGTGTCCCGCAGGTCACGCTGCTCTCCGAGGTCTCCGTCGAGGACGGCACCGTGAAGG
Coding sequences:
- a CDS encoding electron transfer flavoprotein subunit beta/FixA family protein, whose protein sequence is MSLRIVVCVKYVPDATGDRHFADDLTVDRDDVDGLLSELDEYAVEQALQIADEADDAEITVLTVGPEDAKDALRKALSMGADKAVHVEDDDLHGTDVIGTSLVLAKAVEKTGYDLVICGMASTDGTMGVLPALLAERLGVPQVTLLSEVSVEDGTVKGRRDGDTASEQLEASLPAVVSVTDQSGEARYPSFKGIMAAKKKPVEALDLGDLDLDADEVGLAGAWTAVDSATERPARTAGTIVKDEGEGGKQLAEFLASQKFI